In Agarivorans gilvus, one genomic interval encodes:
- a CDS encoding DUF3391 domain-containing protein, with protein sequence MAELKLTVERLQIGVFVKLPVKWGEHPFMFTSFKIKSQEQIEVIRNLGLKHVIVVPEKSDKPPYR encoded by the coding sequence ATGGCAGAGTTAAAGCTAACGGTAGAACGTTTACAAATTGGGGTCTTTGTTAAGCTTCCCGTGAAGTGGGGCGAGCACCCGTTTATGTTCACTAGCTTCAAAATTAAAAGCCAAGAACAAATCGAGGTTATTCGTAATCTTGGTTTAAAGCACGTCATTGTGGTACCTGAAAAAAGTGATAA
- the metA gene encoding homoserine O-acetyltransferase MetA, whose amino-acid sequence MPICIPDQLPAAEVLRNENIFVMPESRAAHQDIRPLEVVLLNLMPKKIETENQILRLLSNSPLQVNVKLLRIDHRVSKNTPQEHIDRFYRDFDKLRERNFDGLIITGAPLGQVDFEDVYYWEQVKEIIDWSTTHVTSTLYLCWAAQAALYHLYGLQKQTHESKLSGVYWHQTKHRHNPLVRGFDDAFLAPLSRYAKFDSRLITEETDLKVLADSPEAGSYLFASEDFRQVFITGHPEYAADTLHNEFVRDTQEGLNPRLPENYYPNNDSKASPCATWRSHGHLLYNNWLNYCVYQITPYDLADLKPKSDNILK is encoded by the coding sequence ATGCCAATTTGTATTCCTGATCAATTACCTGCTGCTGAAGTACTACGTAACGAAAACATTTTTGTTATGCCAGAAAGCCGTGCTGCGCATCAGGATATTCGCCCACTGGAAGTGGTGTTGCTGAATTTGATGCCGAAGAAAATCGAAACCGAGAATCAAATCTTGCGTCTGTTATCTAATTCGCCATTACAGGTAAATGTTAAGTTATTGCGAATTGATCATCGGGTGTCGAAAAATACTCCTCAAGAGCATATCGATAGGTTTTATCGAGATTTTGACAAATTGCGAGAACGTAACTTTGATGGCTTAATTATTACCGGTGCGCCGCTGGGTCAAGTTGATTTTGAGGACGTTTATTATTGGGAACAGGTCAAAGAGATTATTGATTGGTCGACTACCCATGTTACCTCAACCTTGTATTTGTGTTGGGCGGCACAGGCGGCACTTTATCACCTTTATGGTTTGCAAAAGCAAACTCACGAAAGCAAGCTATCTGGTGTGTATTGGCATCAAACCAAACATCGCCATAACCCTTTGGTAAGAGGTTTTGATGATGCCTTTCTTGCGCCCTTGTCGCGTTACGCTAAGTTTGACTCAAGACTTATCACCGAAGAAACCGACTTAAAAGTCTTGGCTGATAGCCCTGAGGCGGGCAGTTACTTATTTGCCAGTGAAGACTTCCGGCAGGTATTTATTACCGGCCACCCCGAATATGCGGCCGATACGCTACATAACGAGTTTGTCCGCGATACCCAAGAAGGTTTGAATCCGCGTCTACCTGAAAATTACTATCCGAATAACGATAGTAAAGCCAGCCCTTGCGCTACTTGGCGTAGCCATGGACACCTGCTGTATAACAACTGGTTAAATTACTGCGTTTACCAAATTACGCCTTATGATTTGGCAGACCTTAAACCTAAGTCCGATAATATCTTGAAATAA